A window of the Microscilla marina ATCC 23134 genome harbors these coding sequences:
- a CDS encoding RDD family protein, producing the protein MIKSAFNVQYVNRLRRFWAFLLDLFLYIIFFVPVTIALLLISFEQKTILYFCLYLLFLIGFFQVYLTFRLGGSMGKLTLDIKVVTHEKEYVSLGQALIRTFPYIIASIYLIAFLHYV; encoded by the coding sequence ATGATTAAAAGTGCTTTTAATGTACAATATGTAAACAGACTGCGTAGGTTTTGGGCATTTTTACTGGACTTATTTTTATACATTATCTTTTTTGTGCCAGTAACTATAGCCTTGCTGCTCATTTCTTTTGAACAAAAAACTATTCTATATTTTTGCTTGTACCTGTTGTTTCTAATTGGGTTTTTTCAGGTATACCTTACGTTTCGCCTGGGAGGTTCGATGGGTAAGCTTACTTTAGACATTAAGGTAGTTACTCATGAAAAAGAATATGTGAGCCTGGGGCAGGCATTGATACGTACTTTTCCTTATATAATTGCCAGTATTTATCTCATTGCTTTTCTTCATTATGTGTAG